A single genomic interval of Bradyrhizobium sp. sBnM-33 harbors:
- a CDS encoding Fur family transcriptional regulator — protein sequence MPVLKSPSAQKNTGIEARCAATGMRMTEQRRVIARVLAESADHPDVEELYRRCVAVDDKISISTVYRTVKLFEDAGIIERHDFREGRARYEQMPDSHHDHLINLRDGKVIEFTSEEIEKLQAEIARKLGYKLVDHRLELYCVPLDDDKS from the coding sequence ATGCCCGTACTGAAATCCCCGTCTGCGCAAAAAAATACCGGCATCGAGGCTCGCTGCGCCGCCACCGGCATGCGCATGACCGAGCAGCGCCGGGTGATTGCGCGCGTGCTGGCGGAATCGGCCGATCATCCGGATGTCGAGGAGCTTTACCGGCGCTGTGTCGCAGTCGACGACAAGATCTCGATCTCGACGGTATATCGCACCGTCAAGCTGTTCGAGGATGCCGGCATCATCGAGCGGCACGATTTCCGCGAGGGCCGCGCGCGCTACGAGCAGATGCCCGACAGTCACCACGACCATCTGATCAATCTGCGCGACGGCAAGGTGATCGAGTTCACCTCCGAGGAGATCGAGAAATTGCAGGCCGAGATCGCCCGCAAGCTCGGCTACAAACTGGTCGATCACCGGCTGGAGCTTTATTGCGTGCCGCTCGATGACGACAAATCCTGA
- a CDS encoding HAD family hydrolase, whose protein sequence is MNPNFDLVIFDCDGVLVDSEVISCRAHAETLTRHGYPITAEQVLERFLGVSDREARQTIEREIDRRLPDDFEQQVKAATLRFYAGDLQAIAHVGEAIGAIGLPKCVASSGTPEKIRHGLTCAGLYDQLAPHIFSATQVSRGKPAPDLFLFAAKQMNTSPERCIVIEDSVPGVTGGRAAGMTVLGFQGGSHCRPRYGDRLHDAGAVAVFDDMRQLPALIRKIGVEAAPNQTAY, encoded by the coding sequence TTGAACCCGAACTTCGATCTGGTCATCTTCGACTGCGACGGCGTGCTGGTCGACAGCGAGGTCATTTCATGCCGCGCGCATGCGGAAACACTGACGCGCCACGGCTATCCGATCACGGCAGAACAGGTGCTCGAACGGTTTCTCGGCGTGTCGGACCGCGAGGCGCGCCAAACCATCGAACGCGAGATCGACCGAAGACTGCCCGATGATTTCGAACAACAGGTGAAGGCAGCGACGCTGAGATTCTACGCGGGCGATTTGCAGGCGATCGCGCATGTTGGCGAGGCGATTGGCGCGATCGGCCTGCCCAAATGCGTGGCTTCGAGCGGAACGCCGGAAAAGATCCGCCACGGCCTCACCTGCGCCGGCCTTTATGACCAGCTCGCTCCGCATATTTTCTCCGCTACGCAGGTCAGCCGCGGCAAGCCTGCGCCCGACCTATTTCTGTTTGCTGCCAAGCAGATGAATACGTCACCGGAACGCTGCATCGTGATCGAGGATAGCGTTCCCGGCGTCACCGGCGGCCGCGCCGCCGGGATGACGGTGCTTGGCTTTCAAGGCGGCAGCCATTGCCGCCCCCGCTATGGGGACAGGCTGCACGATGCCGGAGCCGTCGCTGTTTTCGACGATATGCGGCAATTGCCCGCGCTCATCAGGAAGATTGGGGTTGAGGCGGCACCGAACCAGACTGCGTACTGA